In Fundulus heteroclitus isolate FHET01 unplaced genomic scaffold, MU-UCD_Fhet_4.1 scaffold_46, whole genome shotgun sequence, a single window of DNA contains:
- the LOC105922463 gene encoding gastrula zinc finger protein XlCGF26.1 — MSCNKEAEKEPEPQPTVTMKGDPESQSIKEEQGEICLSKEEGQLLIKQEIETIVVTSAHEKVACNELEQQQTTEIDEKPEPVHFKEDPESVQIKKEEEELETAQVKEEQEDLCSNQDEEQLVLKPETLWAPADEDSKPEPNKDRLFSANSPKAEDQPQPESNQKESGSGGNKDPKPRKRRSKRKPHSCELCGESFAQLRSLASHLRTHKDGKPFTCATCGKGFTKQSNLTVHMRIHTGEKPYPCELCDKTFRTTSQWACHTKIHITGKPFRCATCGKTFTKQNNLTKHVRVHTGEKPYPCELCDKSFRTTSQLASHTRTHTGEKTCSCPTCGKGFSRRYDLNVHMRTHTGEKPFSCHICGERFIRKITFNFHVRAHTEGKPYTCEVCESSFNYSYDLARHMRIHTGEKPFSCLTCGKTFRERSSLNGHVRVHTGEKPYVCLACGKSFARKHNLTIHMRTHTGEKPYSCDVCGRSFTDHTILINHVRSHTGEKSFSCPYCGKCFTKKYTLTVHMRIHTGEKPFACQSCGEAFISRGKLTKHVC; from the coding sequence ATGTCCTGCAATAAAGAAGCAGAgaaggaaccagaaccccagccAACAGTGACGATGAAAGGAGACCCAGAATCTCAATCAATTAAAGAAGAACAGGGGGAAATTTGCCTTTCTAAGGAGGAAGGGCAACTTTTAATCAAGCAGGAGATTGAAACCATTGTGGTGACTTCTGCCCATGAGAAAGTAGCCTGCAATGAACTAGAACAGCAGCAGACGACGGAGATCGACGAGAAACCAGAGCCGGTGCATTTTAAAGAAGATCCAGAATCAGTGCAGATcaaaaaagaagaggaggagctggagactGCACAGGTTAAAGAGGAACAGGAGGATCTCTGCTCTAATCAGGATGAAGAGCAGCTGGTACTGAAGCCGGAGACGCTGTGGGCTCCTGCAGATGAGGACAgtaaaccagaaccaaacaaagaCCGCCTTTTTTCTGCAAACTCCCCTAAAGCCGAGGACCAACCTCAACCAGAAAGCAACCAGAAAGAGTCTGGATCTGGTGGGAATAAAGATCCCAAACCAAGGAAGAGACGGAGTAAAAGGAAGCCGCATTCCTGTGAACTCTGCGGGGAAAGCTTCGCTCAGCTTAGATCCTTGGCGTCTCACCTGAGAACACACAAAGATGGGAAGCCTTTCACGTGTGCGACCTGCGGGAAAGGTTTCACCAAGCAGAGCAACCTGACCGttcacatgagaattcatacGGGAGAGAAGCCCTATCCTTGTGAATTGTGCGATAAAACCTTCCGGACCACCAGTCAGTGGGCCTGCCACACCAAAATCCACATAACCGGGAAGCCTTTCCGGTGTGCCACCTGTGGAAAAACCTTTACCAAGCAAAACAACCTGACCAAACATGTAAGAGTTCACACGGGGGAGAAGCCCTATCCGTGTGAGCTGTGTGATAAATCCTTCAGAACCACGAGTCAACTGGCCAGCCACACCAGAACCCACACAGGCGAGAAGACCTGTTCCTGTCCGACTTGTGGCAAAGGCTTCTCCAGACGGTACGACTTGAACGtccacatgagaactcacacaggcgAGAAGCCCTTTTCCTGCCACATCTGTGGCGAGCGTTTTATCCGAAAGATCACCTTCAATTTCCACGTGCGAGCTCACACAGAAGGGAAGCCGTACACCTGCGAGGTCTGTGAATCCTCTTTCAATTATAGCTATGATCTGGCCCgtcacatgagaatccacacggGGGAGAAGCCCTTCTCATGCCTGACCTGCGGAAAAACCTTCCGGGAGCGAAGTAGTTTAAACGGACACGTCAGAGTTCATACCGGCGAGAAGCCGTATGTCTGTTTAGCCTGTGGCAAAAGTTTTGCTCGGAAACATAACCTGACTATTCACATGAGAACGCACACAGGCGAGAAGCCGTATTCTTGTGACGTATGCGGGAGGTCTTTCACTGACCATACGATACTGATCAACCATGTAAGAAGCCACACAGGTGAAAAGTCTTTCTCGTGTCCttattgtggaaaatgtttcacCAAGAAATACACCTTGACTGTGCACATGAGGATCCACACAGGCGAGAAGCCGTTTGCCTGCCAGTCGTGCGGTGAGGCCTTCATCTCCAGAGGTAAACtaacaaaacatgtgtgctga